AACGCCCAAAAACTGTACCACGCTCACGAATCTTCCACCTGTTTTGATCCTGTTTCCAAGTAAAATTCTGAGGAAACTGATGATATGTAAACTGTCTTGCCTCTGGTATGTTTTTATTTGCCTGAAACCATCCTTCCAATTTACTAAATCTCTTTTTATCCTTCTCCGCAACATCTTGAAGATTTTCATGTTGCTTAAAAGACACACTCTTTTCGCCTTCCAAATGCACTGGCAAACGCTCAACAGTAGGAAAACGATGATGTATGTCAAATCCTAAAAGACGCCAGGCAGCTTCCGAAGCACATATGTAACGACCATCAAGGAATTTTTTTATTTCATCATTTGACTTTGGTTTTGAAGATGAAGTGCTTGCTTCATTTCCTTGCTGTTTTTTCCTCAGAATCATGGTAGCCGTATCGTGACCTTTCAAGCAGTATTTAAATAAATACTTCAAAGATCGCGAACTGTTACAAACCTCCAAATTAATATGACAGTGGAAACAGACTAATAAATCCCTATTATAAGGAACCAAGTATTGGTTATCAAGTTCCACTCCTTTCTTTATCACAGTCAACCCTGTGCGTCGTCTACGATATATAGGAAAGCCACCATCGTCAAAAAATGCGTGAGCATTAAACCTGGATAAGGAAAAAAAGGATGGTTATTATATTTCTACATTTATGTTGTTAAATCTTGGAATAAAAAACACAGGCTTATTAAACATATACGAATGCAAATGCCAAATATGAAAAAATCAACACCTTTTAGGAAAATGGCGACCACAATTCCCCTTAACCATGCAAGGAGAGTAGGAGTAATCTTTTCCACATGACCCATGAATCATGTGACTGTTGACAATATTAAAAACTCATGATTTTTATCCGGTATTTCAGCCGAGATTAAATGATTAATGTCATCAACATTTTGTGGGCGATCTCTCGGGTACAACCATATTAACATGTGACAGTGAGGAAGACCGCGCTTTTGGAATTCAATTACATGCATTACTACAAAAGAAAAAAATAGTGATATATTTATTTACAACTTTAAAAGGTATAAACAATATGTAATAAACTAAGATTTTATAATTGTAAGAAAGAAACTAAATCATAAGAGTGCATTACTACCTCCTATACATTTCCCAAAATAATTCTTATTTTTGATAAGGTCCAACAACTGGTCAAGTTTTAACTTAAAAACTCTTGCTGTCACATCAGGTTTGTCAGCAACATCTACTCCAGGGAAAAATTTCATCATACTCTTAATCTCAGGTCATTGTGTATTACACGTCATTGTCAAAAATAGGGATGGATGACCAATGGTACGACAAATAGCTAATGAATCTTTGAAGTATTGATTCATATATCTTTGCGAACCAGTGTGAGTTGCAAGAAGGATGACATTCTTGCCTTTTGTAGATGGATTTGTATCACCTTTTGATACCGAATCACGAATAGATTTATAAAGATCAGACCTTATTATATTCTGATGAGCTCGAATCCAGTCCAGTCTATATTGCTCAACTGCTGCAAAGGCAACTACCATAAATTGTTGCCATAAATGACCGCCAAGATGAAGATTCATGCTTGTTATAGTAAATATAAAGTTAGCACTAAAGATATAATTCTGAGCACAACCCTAATATATTATGCATCAGAAGACAGTGGTTAAAAGTACCTTCTTCTGGGCGTATCATTAACTTATAAGCATAATATTCTCGCATTGTGACAATATTTCTGTGCTGAGTCTCATCTGGATGTAGATCACTTACATTCTCATCCGGCACTTTAGGCTTCTTGTTGTGAAGGGGAATATCTAGATGAAAACCATCATCACCATAAGGAAAAAGTAACGAATATTGAAGCTGCATAAAGTGCTTGCAGGTTACATATATTCTTTTCAGATACATCTGATTTGTTTGAACGACAATATCTCTGAATGGGCAAGTATCATCGCTATCTCCAACTACCAAGGCTGCCACCTCATTTGAAGGTCCAACCTGGTTTTTCCTGCCAGAGGCTGACTTAGATGAAACCAAAAGCAAACTAAAGTCGTCTGTTTCACCAAGATTAATACGATCACGCGCATAACGAAAACCTTCTGCCAATTGATTATTTTCGTCAAGCATCTTTAACAATCCTTCTACAATATCTGGATCAAGCACTTCCGAGCCAGGTACTACATTCATGCGATTTTCTATTTCATTTTCAGTGTCATACACATACAGTTGGCAGAATTTTGCTAGTTGACAATCCTTGGGTTTGAGGCTTCCAATTAGATGATAGTTTTGGCCATTAAGTTTAAAACAGTAAGGCCCTCCTCCATTGTTAATTTTGCGGTCTATTTTGCTACCAATTGAGGTGAACTGAAATAGGGAATTATATGTTCTTATGTTGAGCCTGAAGTGATCAAATTTTTCACCTCCAGATAGCAAAGAAGCAAGGAAGGGAGGAGGATGTTTTTCAGCATGAAGCTTAACTTGACCATCTTTGCAACACATTATAAAAGTTGGTGTGCTATTCTTCGATGATTTATTGTTCCGTTCTTCATTCCACATTTGTGCGTTACACTTCTGACATACCTTAGATGGAGGGCCGAGGTCCATGTATCCCGTCCATAAATCTGacaataaaaattaatataaagaTAAAAATGTCATAGTTTCATAAATTATGTTTCCTTTGTGACGTAGTTAAAATATTTATGCTACCTGGGAAATATTGATTATTGTCTTCTTCATCATCGGATAAGTACTCACCTCTATGAGCTGTACTATGATAAATATTAAAGAAATAGATTAATGGTCATCTAAATAGGATAATTATTGAGGTTTGATTGTAATGAGTGGTTATCAGTTTGAACATACCTTCAGCGTCTAAGTCATCTGCATTATCATCTGAAAAAACAATATATAGAAATATAATTTTTTCTGGTAAATACAAAATGGCTTATTGTCTAAAAAACTGACTAAAATCTGTCTTAATATATTTTACCAGAAATATATTGCTCATATTCTGGCATGTGTTCAATTTGCTCTAGGCGTTCTTATTGAATCATTGTTATCTGAAATTGATATTAGAGAATGCTATTCTAATTTAAATCATAAACATGTACGAAACTATATAGGCTCACAAAGACGGAGACATACCGTGTGAAGCTGGAAACCAAACTGAGTATAAATAATAGAAAACATCAGTTCAAGGTTGCAATACTTTTTAATATTGTGTGATGTTGACAAATGAGTATGTCGGAATACCTGGCCTTTTGACACCATTTGCTCAGGCTCTGGAATATGAACTATTACACGTCACTTACGCTGATTTTTTTAGCTTGTGAAGGAGTTTCCAGCATGCGATGATCAAGTTGAGCCTGATTTATATTCAAATTTGGCTTCTGATGCATTTGTAAACATGTGTCTGTGAACAAATTTTAACAAATCAGTATCTCCCTGTAAACATGTGTCTGTGAACAAATTTTAACAAATCAGTATCTCTCTGTAATAATATGAATTAGTATCTCATTGaactttaatttattttaaaattattttaaatcatacaatttcatttatatattttgttattaatttataattaattcaattTAGATAGGTGTTGATATTTTGTTTATATTTCATTTTGTATAGTTCACTTTTTCAGTCAATAAATATTATTTACACAGTTTTTTCACTTTATAAATATTGTTTAAGTTTTTTTCAGTTaatcaatattttttcacatataTGTGTTTCTACATATATTGCTTAAACATGTGAACTCGAAATCAATTTTTATCAATTACTCCTCTAACTATATTTCTGTATATAAATTTCAAATATAAAAAATTAGTTCAATATTACTCGGCGTCGCCTTACGGCGACCCCTCGCAGtttaaaatttagaaaattaaaaaaatgtaaataCTTAATATGAGTTATTTTAAAACCGTTGAATTGAAAACTGTAATGTTACATTTTTATATATATTGCTTAAACATATGAATTTGAAATTAATTTGTGTCAATTACTCTCTAACTGTATTTctatatatataacttaaatataaaaaaaaatagttCTATATTACTCGGCATCGCCTTACGACGACACCTcgtagtttaaaatttggaaaattaaaaaatgaaagtactcaatataagttattttaaaacaGTTGAATTGAAAACTACAATGTTATATTTCTACATATATTGCTTACACATGTGAATTTGAAATCAATTTTTGTCAATTACTCTCTAATTGTATTActatatatataacttaaatataaaaaaaatagtgCAATATTACTCGGCGTCTCCTTACGGCGACACCTCGcagtttaaaattttgaaaattaaaagatataaatattaatataagtTATTTCAAAACTGTTGAATTGAAAACCATAATGTTTTACCTGAATACATATACAAAACATATAAATTAGTGCATTAAAACAAAAGTCATTATTCTGCTAAAGgaaaatttttattcaaaaatattttaatattattgcGACGCCTCGTCGTTTAAACATTatacaattaaaatatttttttatcagCACGGATCCATATAAATGCTCTATAATTTGCAAAATGATTCTCCAGTTTTCTAAAAGATTTGTTGGAAGTCTCTTGAACAGTAGATGTCATGGAAATCACAAATTGATTCCAAATAGCTAATGGCAAGATTGCAAGCATATGTGTGTTCAgcaaatgtttttaaaaaaagttaACTAAAAACATAGATATGAAACAATATACTATTCGTATTCACATCCTGATTCTAATCCTAATGCTGAATTTGTCATAATATTCTATGTGAATTGTAATCATGGAGAATATAATTGAGAGTTAATATTGTAATCACATCCTCATTCTAATCATGATACTGACAAATTCATATCTTGTTGCATAAGAAATCAGGATTTCTCAGCATCAAGATTAGAATCAGGATGTTAATATGTAGAGTATGCTCCAATAGATGTGAGAAATTGGATTGTTCGCTCGAACCTTCAATGTCCAAGCTACTTGAGTAACACCCAGAGCGGACAAATATTGATGGTCGTCCATATCTGAATGCAAGAAGAGGAGAAGCTTAATAAATTACTATGGAACTTCAATGtatatttgagaaaataaaaaaatgtgTACCTCTATTACCTTCTTTTGATGTTTGAGTATAGGTTGAGAGTCCAGACATGTGAATATATAGTACGGTTAAACGAAATTGATTATGGTAGAGTTGTATAATCTTTTTAACTTTTAAATAAATATGCACTATTTTCATTGATTAATTGACTGAGAATTTGTTTAGCCATAATATTCTCTGTGAATTGTAATCATGGAGAATCTAATTGAAAGTTAAGATTGTAATCACATGATGATTCTAATCCTGATGCTAACAAACCCTGATTCATATCCTGATATTGATTCATATCCTGATGAAGGAGAAATCTAGGAACATATCATGATCTTGATCATATCTTGTTGCTAAAGAAATCAAGATTTCTCATCATCGGGATTAAAATTAAGATGTTAATATGCAGAATATGCGTCAAGAGATGTGAGCAATGGTTCGAATGCAACTGATATACTTAAATCATACCTCACAGTCCAACAGAATAAGATTATGCCTGATTTCCTCCCCATGGTTATTCCTTGATATCCACATTCTTGTCACTCGAACCTTCAATTTCCAAGCTACTTGAGTAGCATCCAAAGCGGAAAAATGCTGATGGTCGTTCATATCTGAATGCAAGAAGAGGAGAaacttaataaattaatataaaacttcaatttatatttgagaaaatcaagaatgtgtatctCTATTATGTTCTTCTGATGTTTGAGTATAGGTTCAGAGCCCAAGCATGTGAATATATAGTACAGTTAAATGAAGTTGATTATGGTAGAGTTGCATAATATTTTCAACTTTTAAACAGATATGCACTATTTTCATTGATTAATTGACTGAGAGTTTGTGTATCCACAATATTCTCTATCAATTATAATCACAAAAAATATGATTGAGAGTTTAGAAAACTTGTTTCATGAATATTGTGTCTAACATGGTAAGAAATGTAACAATATAACCGGTCACGCGTAACTTGCATTTGAGGGTGATGAAAGTGATATAGGTATAAAAATGCGCACATCGATAGCATAATCACCCGGATAGAAAGCATGTTCATTAGTTCcccttaaaaaaattaaattctggAATATTTATAAGATGTGTTGTATTTAAACTTGCCACTAATAATgtcaaaataaaaagaaatagaagaataggtaataaaaaaaaatatatatatagtatgTGTATCAGTGATACCACATTTTTTTACTCCCCTATGTTTGAGCAGCGTGTGATGATTATCAAGTTGTTTtgataaccattttcttgttgTGAGTCAAAATCCCCTTCAACATGTTTAAAACCGATATCATGTTTAAACTTTTCACATAAATCTAAGATTACCCGTGCATGTAACATCATACACAAAATAATATTGACGAAATTGTAACAATAACCAAATATCTACATAAACAGATGCAGTATATGCACTTGTTTTAGATATTAACCTTATAACCCACTTTAGTTAGATTATAAAGGGAGATGAGAGATCTAACAAAAAATATGACGTTATCAAATGCTAATCAGGTTTGAAAATGACACAGATGACATAGAAGGAATATAAGGATGGTTGAAATACCCGTCGACACAAATTTTGATTCTTCAATATTTTAATATTACTAATAGTCACCTTAAAGTGACACTTCcaattttaaacattataaaatgaattcttcaaaaaaagataataaaaattaaaatattcaaaataatagctaaattttgatataaaatttagttCAATATTATCCGCCATCACGTTAGGCGCACCTCacactttaaactttgaaaaaaatataaatactctatataagttattttaaaatatgttaattgacAACTTATACTTGATGTATACAATTTACAAAAGCAAACATTAGTacattaaaattattttctaacGGATTTTTtctataaaaattcattttaatattACTGATATCCACCTTAACACCTCCTATTTTAagcattataaaattaattattgaaaaaaaatattataaaattaaatatttctTTTCTCGACATAGTTTCgtgtaaaaaatttaaaattacgTAAAATTTAACAATGATTTTGAAATGCAGATAAATATAATTTTTCGAAAATGTAAACTGTGTATGCATATATTTTGAAATGCATAAAAATGTCATATAAATATCACACTATCTCTTTTTTAAATTTTTGGAGATTTTCATTAATTCATTCaatatttgatattttaatatcaaaagatAATTGACCTCAAAATCAATAGTACATAAGGTTACATAATTTATCCAAACTTTTCATAGTTTAATATTGCACTTTTATTTATCCAATATTGTTTTGTACATAATTTGAATGAACTTAATAATTTTATTAGTTAAATACAATAAAAAGTATTCATATaaactaaatttattatttatatactatgatactatttaatctgattttttcaataaaatgtaaaaatgtataaatttgtactaaatttattatttatatactatgCAATTTCTGTAAGTTCTTTTTTTTACAAAGTcaattaatatattaaaatagaACACAGCAAGCCTGATAGTTCAAACCTCTCGAAGAAGACACTAATACAATTGTTAAACATGTCAATTAGTTCAACATTACTCGGTG
This genomic interval from Apium graveolens cultivar Ventura chromosome 8, ASM990537v1, whole genome shotgun sequence contains the following:
- the LOC141680662 gene encoding uncharacterized protein LOC141680662, which gives rise to MPEYEQYISDDNADDLDAEAHRGEYLSDDEEDNNQYFPDLWTGYMDLGPPSKVCQKCNAQMWNEERNNKSSKNSTPTFIMCCKDGQVKLHAEKHPPPFLASLLSGGEKFDHFRLNIRTYNSLFQFTSIGSKIDRKINNGGGPYCFKLNGQNYHLIGSLKPKDCQLAKFCQLYVYDTENEIENRMNVVPGSEVLDPDIVEGLLKMLDENNQLAEGFRYARDRINLGETDDFSLLLVSSKSASGRKNQVGPSNEVAALVVGDSDDTCPFRDIVVQTNQMYLKRIYVTCKHFMQLQYSLLFPYGDDGFHLDIPLHNKKPKVPDENVSDLHPDETQHRNIVTMREYYAYKLMIRPEEAVEQYRLDWIRAHQNIIRFNAHAFFDDGGFPIYRRRRTGLTVIKKGVELDNQYLVPYNRDLLVCFHCHINLEVCNSSRSLKYLFKYCLKGHDTATMILRKKQQGNEASTSSSKPKSNDEIKKFLDGRYICASEAAWRLLGFDIHHRFPTVERLPVHLEGEKSVSFKQHENLQDVAEKDKKRFSKLEGWFQANKNIPEARQFTYHQFPQNFTWKQDQNRWKIRERGTVFGRLSDVHTTFGETFYLRMILMHIKGAISFKDLRTVNGIVYNTYKEACDALGLLKDDKQWDVTMTENSNHVMPFQLRQLFVFILSNNQVADPSKLWQQYCKAMADDVLYSRRKISGNVNLQLSESDIQNITLIG